In the genome of Deinobacterium chartae, one region contains:
- a CDS encoding glycosyltransferase — MRISVVIPAFNEEAYLPRTLEALRRQRRPADEVIVVDNGSSDQTAALARAWGARVVRCDTPGVAYARQAGLEAARFEWVASTDADSEPAEDWLEQLEAHAQGMVALYGPLQLTGVPYPTVWLASVVYGLFLAVCRAAGRPNLAGANMAFRRDAALAAGGYPPVEAREDVLLGYRLQKAGPVRFVPTARVRTSGRKLASGALPFLWRQVRSLFGRTRGYFAPRDGSPG; from the coding sequence ATGCGAATTTCGGTCGTGATTCCAGCGTTCAACGAGGAGGCTTATCTGCCCCGGACCCTCGAGGCCCTGCGCAGGCAACGCCGCCCCGCCGACGAAGTGATCGTCGTGGACAACGGAAGCAGCGATCAGACCGCAGCTCTGGCCCGCGCCTGGGGAGCGCGGGTGGTACGCTGCGATACACCCGGCGTGGCCTACGCGCGCCAGGCGGGACTCGAGGCCGCGCGCTTCGAGTGGGTGGCCAGCACCGACGCCGATTCGGAACCGGCCGAGGACTGGCTCGAACAGCTCGAGGCGCACGCGCAGGGCATGGTGGCCCTGTACGGGCCGTTGCAACTGACCGGGGTACCCTACCCCACCGTGTGGCTGGCGAGCGTGGTGTACGGGCTGTTTCTGGCCGTCTGCCGCGCGGCAGGACGCCCCAATCTGGCCGGAGCCAACATGGCGTTCCGGCGCGACGCCGCGCTCGCAGCGGGCGGCTATCCCCCGGTCGAGGCGCGCGAGGACGTGCTGCTGGGCTACCGCCTGCAAAAAGCGGGGCCCGTGCGCTTTGTGCCCACCGCGCGCGTACGCACCTCGGGCCGCAAGCTGGCGAGCGGGGCACTGCCCTTTCTGTGGCGACAAGTCAGAAGCCTCTTCGGGAGGACGCGAGGCTACTTCGCCCCACGCGACGGATCACCTGGCTGA
- the pyrE gene encoding orotate phosphoribosyltransferase gives MDVLSIYREAGAYHEGHFLLASGRHSPQFLQSTTVMQHPRYADVFGEALAEQVRQAGLSPDFVIGPAMGGVVLAYVTARPLGCRAIFAEKDGQGGMKLREAFELRPGETFVAVEDVLTTGGSVLKAVRAAQAHGAVPAAIACIIDRRKEPGDLEGIPVLSLERLYFETYAPDEVPAWLAERPLQEI, from the coding sequence ATGGACGTTCTGTCGATCTACCGCGAGGCCGGGGCCTATCACGAGGGCCACTTCCTGCTGGCCTCGGGCCGCCATTCCCCCCAGTTCCTGCAATCCACCACCGTGATGCAGCACCCCCGCTATGCCGACGTCTTCGGCGAAGCGCTCGCCGAACAGGTGCGCCAGGCGGGTCTGAGCCCCGACTTCGTGATCGGCCCGGCCATGGGCGGCGTGGTGTTGGCCTACGTGACCGCCCGCCCGCTCGGCTGCCGTGCGATCTTCGCCGAAAAGGACGGGCAGGGTGGCATGAAGTTGCGCGAGGCCTTTGAACTGCGTCCCGGTGAGACCTTCGTGGCGGTCGAGGACGTGCTGACCACCGGCGGCAGCGTGCTCAAGGCCGTGCGCGCCGCACAGGCGCACGGAGCGGTCCCGGCCGCCATCGCCTGCATCATCGACCGCCGCAAGGAGCCGGGGGACCTCGAGGGCATTCCGGTGCTGTCGCTGGAACGGCTGTACTTCGAGACCTACGCGCCCGACGAGGTTCCTGCGTGGCTCGCCGAGCGCCCGCTGCAGGAGATCTGA
- a CDS encoding glycosyltransferase family 4 protein — protein MTSLRIGLFTDVYLPNPNGVSTSVYLLHRELRRQGHDAWVMTPWMPDAPQTSDSGVVRIRSLSYPFFEGQRLALPRSKRLPSTFDLIHTHTPLVLGMWGLQLARRQDLPHVSTFHTHYEKYAHYVPGLERIDRSTHLIPRVARAFYQRADVVIAPTDPIRDLVRSYRITRPIEVIPTGIDTPLLEASPEVPSPWPQGTRRLLTVSRLGPEKNLERVIEALAELRREHPAHLVIVGEGPQKADLEAYARRLGVGEHLTLLGAVPYREVGGYYRHAEAFLFASETETQGLVLWEAQAMGVPAVAVGAEGTLEGVLEGVSGYLVAPGDSAALAERTRRLLADPKLHDQLSRGAREFAEQRSAERIAERVLEAYERASSERRVRRSFSQVIRRVGRSSLASSRRGF, from the coding sequence ATGACATCGCTTCGCATCGGACTGTTCACCGACGTCTACCTGCCCAATCCGAACGGCGTGTCCACCTCGGTGTACCTGCTACACCGCGAGTTGCGCCGCCAGGGACACGACGCTTGGGTGATGACTCCCTGGATGCCCGACGCCCCGCAGACGAGTGATTCGGGCGTGGTCCGCATTCGCAGTCTCTCTTACCCGTTCTTCGAAGGTCAGCGTCTGGCCCTGCCGCGCTCCAAGCGGCTGCCGAGCACCTTTGACCTGATTCATACGCACACGCCCCTGGTGCTGGGCATGTGGGGCCTGCAACTGGCTCGCCGTCAGGACCTGCCGCACGTTTCCACCTTTCACACGCACTACGAGAAGTACGCGCACTACGTGCCGGGCCTCGAGCGCATCGACCGCTCCACCCACCTGATTCCTCGGGTGGCCCGCGCTTTTTACCAGCGCGCCGACGTGGTGATCGCCCCCACCGACCCGATCCGTGATCTGGTGCGTTCGTACCGCATCACCCGCCCGATCGAGGTGATCCCGACCGGGATCGACACGCCGCTGCTCGAGGCCTCCCCGGAGGTGCCCTCGCCGTGGCCCCAGGGAACCCGCCGCCTGCTCACGGTCAGCCGCCTGGGCCCCGAGAAGAACCTCGAGCGGGTCATCGAAGCGCTGGCCGAGCTGCGCCGCGAGCACCCCGCGCACCTGGTGATCGTGGGGGAAGGACCGCAGAAGGCCGACCTCGAGGCTTACGCGCGCCGTCTGGGCGTAGGTGAGCACCTGACCCTGCTGGGCGCGGTGCCCTACCGCGAGGTGGGCGGCTACTACCGCCATGCCGAGGCTTTCTTGTTCGCCTCCGAGACCGAGACCCAAGGACTGGTGCTGTGGGAGGCGCAGGCGATGGGTGTGCCGGCGGTGGCCGTCGGAGCCGAGGGCACCCTCGAGGGGGTGCTCGAGGGGGTCAGCGGTTACCTGGTGGCCCCGGGTGACTCGGCCGCGCTTGCCGAGCGCACCCGCCGCCTCTTGGCCGACCCGAAGCTGCACGACCAGTTGTCGCGCGGCGCGCGTGAGTTTGCCGAGCAGCGCAGCGCCGAGCGCATCGCCGAGCGCGTCCTCGAGGCTTACGAGCGCGCTTCGTCCGAGCGGCGGGTACGCCGCTCGTTCAGCCAGGTGATCCGTCGCGTGGGGCGAAGTAGCCTCGCGTCCTCCCGAAGAGGCTTCTGA
- a CDS encoding NUDIX domain-containing protein, protein MQFDESYTLPVRARAAGCVILNARRQLLLVQQARSPLRGLWHLPMGRVEDGETPQEAAVREAREETGLQVDLVHFLDAYLGRYDDGGRVQRFVWLARALPGELLDPTPDAEIMDRRYFDLEDFEALYAAGQVRMHHTRLALHAALELLQRRPDLL, encoded by the coding sequence GTGCAATTCGACGAATCCTACACGCTGCCTGTCCGCGCCCGCGCGGCGGGCTGCGTCATTTTGAACGCCCGTCGGCAACTGCTGCTGGTGCAGCAGGCCAGGTCGCCGCTGCGCGGGCTGTGGCACCTGCCGATGGGCCGCGTCGAAGACGGCGAGACCCCGCAGGAGGCCGCCGTGCGCGAGGCGCGTGAGGAGACCGGCCTCCAGGTGGACCTCGTGCATTTTCTGGACGCCTACCTGGGGCGCTACGACGACGGCGGGCGGGTGCAGCGCTTCGTGTGGCTCGCGCGTGCGCTGCCCGGAGAGCTGCTTGATCCCACTCCGGACGCCGAGATCATGGACCGCCGCTATTTCGACCTCGAGGACTTCGAGGCGCTGTACGCCGCAGGGCAGGTGCGCATGCACCACACCCGCCTGGCCCTGCACGCGGCCCTGGAATTGCTGCAGCGCCGCCCGGATCTTCTTTAA
- a CDS encoding polysaccharide deacetylase family protein: MRLLRALALLMGGLALTDLLLRSMSLGALVHGPRDRSRVALTFDDGPSERTAALLEVLARHRARATFFVLRGAAEGHPERMRALEQSGHQVESHGVVHRHALLLPPWTERAQLAWHPARSRGGLYRPPHGGHSPLTRLFAAAYGRRVAMWDLEGQDWLDRDPRALAERILRYVQPGSVILLHDGPARTLPLLEVLLPGLEQRGLEPVTLEELGAGPQGWAGGVRRALQGLPEMLGRHRST; encoded by the coding sequence GTGAGGCTCTTGCGGGCCCTGGCTCTGCTGATGGGCGGGCTGGCGCTGACCGACCTGCTGCTGCGCTCGATGAGCCTGGGCGCGCTGGTGCACGGTCCGCGCGACCGCTCCCGCGTGGCCCTCACCTTCGACGACGGTCCTTCGGAACGCACCGCCGCCCTCCTCGAGGTGCTCGCCCGCCACCGCGCCCGTGCGACCTTCTTCGTGTTGCGAGGCGCCGCTGAGGGCCATCCGGAGCGGATGCGGGCGCTGGAGCAATCGGGGCATCAGGTCGAGTCGCACGGCGTGGTGCACCGTCACGCGCTGCTGCTGCCCCCCTGGACCGAACGCGCGCAGCTGGCGTGGCATCCTGCGCGGAGCCGGGGCGGGCTGTACCGTCCGCCGCACGGCGGTCACTCGCCGCTGACCCGGCTGTTCGCCGCCGCCTACGGGCGCCGCGTCGCCATGTGGGACCTCGAGGGACAAGACTGGCTGGACCGCGACCCCCGCGCGCTGGCCGAGCGTATCTTGCGCTACGTGCAGCCCGGGTCGGTGATCTTGCTGCACGACGGTCCTGCGCGTACCCTGCCGCTGCTCGAGGTGCTGTTGCCGGGCCTCGAGCAGCGGGGTCTGGAGCCGGTAACCCTCGAGGAGCTCGGGGCTGGGCCCCAGGGATGGGCGGGCGGCGTGCGCCGGGCGTTGCAGGGCCTGCCGGAGATGCTGGGGCGACACCGCTCTACCTGA
- a CDS encoding META domain-containing protein yields MKKTPALPRTATLPVAAVSLALASGVAFAAPADQALEGTRWVLAAINLGNNKVNLPGKNPPTLVFEQGRVSGFAGCNTFGGSFTRQNLELRVGPLVSTQKACAEPATNTLETRYLKFLAAAKRAVRSEKSLAILASSGELLVFRAEGAGAGAAGRPATAAPSGSAAAAAPAPQPATSLEGTWQLSEIRSGTAVTAPSGGARRPEITFRGGSVSGDAGCNRFSGQYTLEGARLALTPPVSTKMACADPAANRLETALLAGLGQVSGYRLEGAMLVLSASGGVELRFTRK; encoded by the coding sequence ATGAAGAAAACCCCTGCTCTGCCCCGTACGGCCACCCTTCCGGTCGCCGCCGTCAGCCTCGCCCTGGCCTCGGGTGTCGCCTTCGCCGCCCCAGCCGATCAGGCGCTCGAGGGTACCCGCTGGGTGCTGGCAGCCATCAACCTTGGCAACAACAAGGTCAACCTGCCGGGCAAGAACCCGCCCACCCTGGTTTTCGAGCAAGGCCGGGTCAGCGGTTTTGCCGGGTGCAACACCTTCGGAGGCAGCTTTACCCGTCAGAACCTCGAGCTGAGGGTCGGACCGCTGGTCAGCACCCAGAAAGCCTGCGCCGAGCCTGCCACCAACACCCTGGAAACCCGCTACCTCAAGTTCCTCGCCGCCGCCAAGCGCGCCGTGCGTTCGGAGAAGTCGCTGGCCATCTTGGCCAGCAGCGGCGAACTGCTGGTCTTCCGCGCCGAGGGCGCGGGTGCGGGCGCCGCTGGCCGCCCGGCGACCGCTGCTCCCTCGGGCAGCGCCGCGGCCGCAGCGCCCGCACCCCAACCCGCTACTTCCCTCGAGGGCACGTGGCAGCTGAGCGAGATCCGCTCGGGAACCGCCGTGACCGCCCCTTCGGGCGGCGCGCGCCGTCCGGAGATCACCTTCCGCGGCGGGTCGGTCAGCGGAGACGCTGGCTGCAACCGCTTCTCGGGACAGTACACCCTCGAGGGCGCGCGGCTGGCCCTGACCCCGCCGGTCTCGACCAAGATGGCCTGCGCCGATCCGGCAGCCAACCGGCTCGAGACCGCTCTGCTGGCAGGGCTGGGTCAGGTGAGCGGCTACCGCCTCGAGGGCGCTATGCTGGTCCTGAGCGCTTCGGGCGGCGTGGAACTGCGCTTTACCCGCAAGTGA
- a CDS encoding dynamin family protein, translating to MLVSRRVQHLLAEERELLADLRAFLEAQGAPEEAVRHARAALRGLDETFLLVVVGEFNAGKSSFLNALLNTTLLPEGVTPTTDRIYVLIHGENAGDLEPTGDPYVVRQTVPLNTLEGVAVVDTPGTNAVIRRHQVLTEGFLPRADLLLFLTSAERPFTESERQFLELARRWGRTVVLIVNKADLLESEADREQVRAFVSTHAREVLGFAPPVYLLSARREQRGGDADFARFRHDIAARLGEAERVRLKLQGPLGVARELLAAEAERAEAAGRILKADLEAIERLEVQSRTHTAASEAELGTQLTRVDDLLRAFEARAVRFIERRLRISRVPDLLRKERLEADFQTEAVGELPAALEGVLSGIVDRFVENNLRFWEDVQTSLDARQREQLPRTRFQYDRQALIASLSDKARRQVSEVTQRDLAARLANDAQAAVTQGGLTAAGGIGLGALTLALFSSLAVDVTGVLLGLAVTTMGVLVLPARRRTALRKLHETVAGAREAIHALIRREYAAEQERANARLRDAVAPYTRFVLAERERLEASGKRLKALQAESERLSGEVRHLGAAELKPEEP from the coding sequence ATGCTCGTCTCCCGACGCGTTCAACACCTTCTGGCCGAGGAGCGAGAGCTGCTGGCCGACCTGCGGGCGTTTCTCGAGGCGCAGGGTGCTCCCGAGGAGGCCGTGCGCCACGCCCGCGCGGCGCTGCGCGGCCTGGATGAGACCTTTTTGCTGGTGGTGGTCGGCGAGTTCAACGCCGGCAAGAGCTCGTTCTTAAACGCGCTGCTGAACACCACCTTGCTGCCCGAGGGCGTCACCCCCACCACCGACCGCATCTACGTGCTCATACACGGCGAGAACGCCGGGGACCTCGAGCCTACCGGGGACCCTTACGTGGTCCGCCAGACCGTGCCCCTTAATACCCTCGAGGGCGTGGCGGTGGTGGACACGCCCGGAACCAACGCGGTGATCCGCCGCCATCAGGTGCTGACCGAAGGCTTCTTGCCGCGCGCCGACCTGCTGCTGTTTCTGACCTCGGCCGAGCGTCCGTTCACCGAGTCCGAGCGGCAGTTCCTCGAGCTTGCGCGCCGCTGGGGACGCACGGTCGTGTTGATCGTCAACAAGGCCGACCTGCTCGAGAGCGAGGCCGATCGAGAGCAGGTGCGCGCGTTTGTGAGCACGCACGCGCGCGAGGTGCTGGGCTTCGCTCCGCCGGTGTACCTGCTCTCGGCCCGCCGGGAACAGCGCGGAGGTGACGCGGACTTCGCCCGCTTCCGCCACGATATCGCCGCGCGGCTGGGCGAGGCCGAGCGGGTGCGCCTCAAGCTGCAGGGCCCGCTCGGCGTGGCCCGCGAACTGCTCGCTGCCGAGGCGGAACGCGCCGAGGCGGCGGGGCGCATCCTGAAAGCCGACCTCGAGGCCATCGAGCGCCTCGAGGTTCAGAGCCGGACCCACACGGCTGCCTCCGAGGCCGAACTCGGCACCCAGCTCACCCGGGTGGACGATCTGCTGCGCGCCTTCGAGGCGCGGGCCGTCCGCTTCATCGAGCGTCGCCTGCGCATCAGCCGCGTTCCGGACCTGCTGCGCAAGGAACGCCTCGAGGCCGACTTTCAGACCGAGGCGGTGGGCGAGCTTCCGGCGGCCCTCGAGGGCGTGCTCTCTGGCATCGTGGACCGCTTCGTGGAGAACAACCTGCGTTTCTGGGAGGACGTGCAGACCTCGCTCGACGCGCGCCAGCGCGAACAGTTGCCGCGTACCCGCTTCCAGTACGACCGTCAGGCCCTGATCGCCTCGCTTTCGGACAAGGCGCGCCGCCAGGTGAGCGAGGTGACCCAGCGCGACCTCGCTGCGCGCCTGGCAAACGACGCGCAGGCAGCGGTCACCCAGGGCGGTCTGACCGCTGCGGGCGGCATCGGGCTGGGTGCCCTGACCCTGGCGCTGTTCAGCAGTCTGGCCGTAGACGTGACCGGAGTGCTGCTGGGTCTGGCGGTCACCACCATGGGGGTGCTGGTGCTGCCCGCCCGCCGCCGCACCGCCCTGCGCAAGCTGCACGAAACCGTGGCAGGAGCGCGCGAGGCCATACACGCCCTGATCCGCCGCGAATACGCCGCCGAGCAGGAGCGGGCCAACGCACGCCTGCGCGACGCAGTGGCTCCCTATACCCGCTTCGTGCTCGCGGAGCGCGAGCGCCTCGAGGCCTCCGGGAAACGCCTCAAGGCGCTGCAGGCAGAGAGCGAGCGCCTCTCGGGCGAGGTCCGCCACCTGGGCGCTGCGGAGTTGAAGCCCGAGGAACCCTAG
- the mqnB gene encoding futalosine hydrolase, whose protein sequence is MKLALICATDLEAHRFGGLGLEVKVSGVGAVNAALATAELIREARPELVINVGIGGAYPGSGLQTGAAALSSEFVYAGLGARDGAQFLDLETLGFPVLPGWYNRLPAWERAAALAARLGLPCGPFLTLETVTGSLEAARELEARYPGALIEGMEGAGVAHAALRAGVPALELRGVSNPVGPRDRTSWRIGPALEAARAALEGLLLALR, encoded by the coding sequence ATGAAGCTGGCCCTGATCTGCGCCACCGACCTCGAGGCGCACCGCTTCGGCGGCCTGGGCCTCGAGGTGAAAGTCAGCGGCGTCGGCGCGGTCAACGCGGCCCTGGCGACGGCGGAGCTGATCCGCGAGGCCAGGCCGGAGCTGGTCATCAACGTCGGCATCGGGGGGGCCTATCCGGGCTCGGGGTTGCAGACCGGCGCGGCGGCGCTGTCGAGCGAGTTCGTGTACGCCGGGCTGGGCGCGCGCGACGGCGCGCAGTTCCTGGATCTCGAGACGCTGGGCTTTCCGGTGTTGCCCGGCTGGTATAACCGCCTGCCCGCCTGGGAGCGGGCAGCAGCCTTAGCCGCCCGCCTGGGTTTGCCCTGCGGACCGTTTCTGACCCTCGAGACCGTGACCGGCAGCCTCGAGGCGGCGCGCGAACTCGAGGCGCGCTACCCGGGGGCCCTGATCGAGGGCATGGAGGGCGCGGGCGTGGCACACGCCGCGCTGCGCGCAGGCGTCCCGGCGCTGGAGCTGCGTGGGGTATCCAATCCGGTCGGTCCGCGCGACCGCACGAGCTGGCGCATCGGGCCTGCCCTCGAGGCGGCGCGCGCGGCCCTCGAGGGGCTCTTGCTCGCCCTGCGCTGA
- the ftsY gene encoding signal recognition particle-docking protein FtsY yields MSWFDRLRQGLSKTRQQLNQSVGVLGTDLKDVFTNRLETLEDLEFALIAADVGRAATEEILEDIKNSGKSNLQEALVDALTLQLEPDARRAQLRKLGFTPDARRATVKPQGKVIMVVGVNGVGKTTTIAKLGQYYQSRGQSVMFAAGDTFRAAAGAQLGVWGERLGVPVVQGPDGGDPAAVAFDAASARKARGTDLLFVDTAGRLHTKHNLMEELKKVKRVIDKADPGEPAEVWLVLDAVTGQNGLQQAKKFHESVGLTGVIVTKLDGTAKGGIVIPIVRELGVPLKFIGVGESAEDLQPFDAREFVRALFDLEAPQ; encoded by the coding sequence ATGTCCTGGTTTGACCGACTCCGTCAGGGTCTATCTAAGACCCGCCAACAGCTCAACCAGTCGGTGGGCGTACTTGGCACCGACCTCAAAGATGTCTTCACCAATCGCCTCGAGACCCTAGAAGACCTCGAGTTCGCGCTGATCGCCGCCGACGTAGGACGCGCGGCCACCGAGGAGATCCTCGAGGACATCAAAAACAGCGGCAAGAGCAACCTGCAAGAGGCGCTGGTCGATGCGCTCACCCTGCAGCTCGAGCCGGACGCGCGCCGCGCCCAGCTGCGCAAGCTGGGTTTCACCCCGGACGCGCGCCGCGCCACGGTCAAGCCGCAGGGCAAGGTGATCATGGTGGTGGGTGTCAACGGGGTGGGCAAGACCACCACCATCGCCAAGCTGGGTCAGTACTACCAGTCGCGCGGCCAGAGCGTGATGTTCGCGGCCGGGGACACCTTCCGCGCCGCTGCGGGGGCCCAACTGGGCGTGTGGGGCGAGCGGCTGGGCGTCCCGGTGGTGCAGGGCCCCGACGGCGGCGACCCGGCTGCGGTGGCTTTCGATGCGGCCTCGGCCCGCAAGGCGCGCGGCACCGACTTGCTGTTCGTGGACACCGCCGGACGGCTGCACACCAAGCACAACCTGATGGAGGAACTCAAAAAGGTCAAGCGCGTGATCGACAAGGCCGACCCGGGCGAACCGGCCGAAGTGTGGCTGGTTCTGGATGCCGTGACCGGCCAAAACGGTCTGCAACAGGCCAAGAAGTTCCACGAGTCGGTGGGGCTGACCGGCGTGATTGTCACCAAGCTCGACGGCACGGCCAAGGGCGGCATCGTGATCCCGATCGTGCGCGAGCTCGGGGTGCCGCTCAAGTTCATCGGCGTGGGCGAGAGCGCCGAGGATCTGCAGCCCTTCGACGCCCGCGAGTTCGTGCGCGCCCTGTTCGACCTCGAGGCGCCGCAGTAG
- the gltX gene encoding glutamate--tRNA ligase has translation MVVTRIAPSPTGDPHVGTAYIGLFNYLVARQGGGKFILRIEDTDRTRLVPGAEDRIFSMMHWLGLSPDESPEVGGPSGPYRQSERYDLYQEYARKLLDSGHAYRAFETPEQLSALREAAGGGIFAVPSRELAREESDARAAAGESFVIRLKVPRAGETVVRDRLRDPIVFRNAEIDDKVLLKSDGFPTYHLANVVDDHLMGVTHVIRAEEWITSTPIHVLLYAAFGWNEPQWYHMPLLRNNDKTKISKRKNHTSAEWYRAQGFFPEAMLNFLATMGWTHPEGKEIFDLEEMQRVFDIGRITLGGPIFDLERLKWVNGKYMREVFSPEEVSARLHAYLEEHGHHVPQDAYFQQVVRMMIPRIEVFSEFWDKSTYFWTEDYPFNDKAKKLLEDARDLLPELRTALGSAPDFAPATTEALLRGFAETKGLKPGKVMQPLRAAVAGTSESPGMFEMLEALGRERVLARLDRALGVVGAQ, from the coding sequence ATGGTCGTCACCCGTATCGCCCCCAGCCCGACCGGCGATCCGCACGTCGGAACCGCCTACATCGGGCTTTTTAACTATCTGGTCGCCCGGCAGGGCGGCGGCAAGTTCATTCTGCGCATCGAAGACACCGACCGCACCCGCCTGGTTCCCGGCGCAGAGGACCGCATCTTCTCGATGATGCACTGGCTGGGCCTCTCCCCCGATGAGAGCCCGGAAGTGGGCGGCCCGAGCGGCCCTTACCGCCAGTCCGAGCGCTACGACCTGTACCAGGAATACGCCAGGAAACTGCTCGACAGCGGCCACGCCTACCGCGCCTTTGAGACGCCCGAGCAGCTCAGCGCCCTGCGCGAGGCGGCCGGCGGCGGCATCTTCGCGGTCCCCTCGAGGGAGCTTGCGCGCGAGGAGTCCGACGCGCGCGCCGCCGCAGGCGAGTCCTTCGTGATCCGCCTGAAGGTCCCGCGCGCCGGCGAGACGGTCGTGCGCGACCGTCTGCGCGACCCGATCGTGTTCCGGAACGCCGAGATCGACGACAAGGTGCTGCTCAAGTCCGACGGCTTCCCCACCTACCACCTCGCCAACGTCGTGGACGACCACCTGATGGGCGTGACCCACGTCATCCGCGCCGAGGAGTGGATCACCTCCACGCCCATTCACGTGCTGCTGTACGCCGCCTTCGGCTGGAACGAGCCGCAGTGGTACCACATGCCGCTGCTGCGCAACAACGACAAGACCAAGATCTCCAAGCGCAAGAACCACACCTCGGCGGAGTGGTACCGCGCGCAGGGCTTCTTTCCCGAGGCGATGCTGAACTTCCTGGCCACCATGGGCTGGACGCACCCCGAGGGCAAGGAGATCTTCGACCTCGAGGAGATGCAGCGGGTGTTTGACATCGGCCGCATCACGCTGGGCGGCCCGATCTTCGACCTCGAGCGCCTCAAGTGGGTCAACGGCAAATACATGCGCGAGGTCTTCTCGCCCGAGGAGGTGAGCGCGCGCCTGCACGCCTACCTCGAGGAGCACGGCCACCACGTGCCCCAAGACGCCTACTTCCAGCAGGTGGTCCGCATGATGATCCCGCGCATCGAGGTGTTCTCGGAGTTCTGGGACAAGAGCACCTACTTCTGGACCGAGGATTACCCCTTCAACGACAAGGCCAAAAAGCTCCTCGAGGACGCCCGCGACCTGCTGCCCGAACTGAGGACGGCCCTCGGGTCAGCTCCCGATTTCGCTCCGGCCACCACCGAGGCGCTGCTGCGCGGCTTTGCCGAAACGAAGGGCCTCAAGCCCGGCAAGGTGATGCAGCCGCTGCGCGCCGCCGTGGCCGGAACCTCCGAAAGCCCGGGCATGTTCGAGATGCTCGAGGCCCTGGGGCGCGAGCGGGTGCTGGCACGCCTCGACCGTGCGCTCGGCGTCGTCGGCGCTCAGTAA
- a CDS encoding MFS transporter: MNRILKSLPWPRAKLSVVVRFVLVLALFELVRTGLYAAFLTAYGPKVMGLNLALVGLAWSLHYLADTLGRSLGGELVERFGLGRVTALCAALGLLCTALLPLATHPVLFIALAMLHGFSLSPLWPGVMTLATRAAADNQHARAVGFAQMGVTPFIGIGFLATTALAQPRLLSLFGIPAAWLMLVAVQVLLTVIALSLWSQRGAGTEHPQRQRLELRALLPLLPAALIQTLALTMLGPIINLYAKQLNLPTIGLMLVLGVGALAAYGALNWTGKLADRRGPHRVLIVGLLGAMLAFVGLAYVSQVWALVPVAILAGLGYACIVPGWGGLVARLLPEERRAVAWGALMTAENLGTAAGPAVGSFAWDFLGHRAPFLVGAALFFAVAVFYLLLMRRLRLQRVT, translated from the coding sequence GTGAACCGTATCCTGAAATCGTTGCCCTGGCCGCGCGCCAAGCTGAGCGTGGTGGTGCGTTTTGTGCTGGTCCTGGCCCTGTTCGAACTGGTCCGTACCGGCCTGTACGCCGCCTTCTTGACCGCCTACGGCCCCAAGGTCATGGGCCTGAACCTCGCGCTGGTGGGGCTGGCGTGGTCGCTGCACTACCTGGCCGATACCCTGGGGCGTTCGCTGGGCGGTGAGCTGGTCGAGCGCTTCGGTCTGGGCCGGGTGACCGCGCTGTGCGCCGCGCTGGGCCTGCTGTGCACCGCGCTGCTGCCGCTGGCGACGCACCCGGTGTTGTTCATCGCCCTGGCGATGCTGCACGGATTCTCGCTGAGCCCGCTGTGGCCCGGCGTGATGACCCTGGCAACCCGCGCGGCGGCGGACAATCAGCATGCCCGGGCGGTCGGGTTTGCGCAGATGGGGGTCACGCCGTTCATCGGCATCGGCTTCCTGGCGACCACCGCGCTGGCTCAGCCCCGACTGCTGAGCCTGTTCGGGATCCCCGCCGCGTGGCTGATGCTGGTCGCGGTGCAGGTGTTGCTCACCGTGATCGCGCTGAGCCTGTGGAGCCAGCGAGGTGCTGGGACCGAGCATCCGCAGCGGCAGCGGCTCGAGCTGCGTGCCCTGCTGCCGCTGCTGCCCGCAGCCCTGATTCAGACCCTGGCACTCACCATGCTGGGACCGATCATCAACCTGTACGCCAAGCAGCTGAACCTGCCGACCATCGGGCTGATGCTGGTGCTCGGCGTAGGGGCGCTGGCCGCCTACGGCGCACTGAACTGGACCGGGAAGCTGGCCGACCGGCGCGGCCCTCACCGGGTGCTGATCGTGGGCCTGCTGGGAGCGATGCTGGCTTTCGTGGGCCTCGCGTACGTCTCGCAGGTGTGGGCGCTGGTGCCCGTCGCGATTCTGGCGGGACTGGGCTACGCCTGTATCGTACCGGGCTGGGGCGGGCTGGTGGCCCGCCTGCTGCCCGAGGAGCGCCGGGCGGTGGCCTGGGGGGCACTCATGACCGCCGAGAACCTGGGAACCGCTGCCGGACCGGCGGTCGGGTCCTTCGCCTGGGACTTTCTGGGGCACCGCGCGCCGTTTCTGGTCGGGGCCGCGCTGTTTTTTGCGGTGGCGGTCTTTTACCTGCTGCTGATGCGCCGCCTGCGCCTCCAGAGGGTCACGTGA